TCTAGCCAAAACTTTCAGCGAAACATCAGGCGCAAGAGGCTTATTTCTAGAATGTACTTTTAGGATCTCCTCTCTTCCCTTAATGTCTGGAACGCCTACCGTCACATGCCTGTCAAATCTGCCAGGCCTTAAAAGAGCAGGATCAAGGATATCTGGCCTATTTGTAGCAGCTATCACAATGATGCCTTCATTTACACTAAAACCATCCATCTCAACCAGTAATTGGTTTAAAGTCTGTTCTCTTTCATCATGTCCACCGCCTAATCCTGCGCCTCTATGCCGACCAACAGCATCAATTTCATCTATAAAAATTATACAAGGAGAATTTTTCTTAGCCTGGTCAAAAAGATCCCTTACTCTTGATGCACCAACACCTACAAACATCTCTACAAAATCAGAACCACTTATGCTAAAAAACGGCACTCCTGCTTCGCCTGCAACAGCCTTAGCAAGCAAAGTCTTACCAGTTCCAGGAGGTCCTACTAAGAGGACGCCTTTAGGTATACGAGCTCCCAAATCTAAAAATTTCTTTGGAAACTTTAAAAATTCCACTATCTCCTGTAGCTCTTCCTTCTCTTCATCTGCACCTGCTACGTCATTAAACGTAACTCTCTTTTTGTCATCTGTTATCATCTTAGCACGGCTTTTGCCAAAAGACATGACTCTGTTACCGCCACCGCCCTGTGCTTGCTGCATGAATACATACCACAGCACTACCAGCACAGCCACCATAAATAACGTTGGCAAAAGTGAATACCACCATGGGGCACCCTGAGGAGGCTCACTTTTTACAGGAATCTTTTTCTCTTCTATATACGGTGTCAAAAAATTCATAAAAGATGTAATATCTGGTACATTGCTGCTAAACTCAGTACCATCTTTTAAAGTACCTGTCACGGTTGTCCCTGATATTGTCATCTCAGAAACATTATTTTTAATAATCTGGCTGTAAAGATCTGTAACATTAATCGCCGTAGGTTGTTTTATATTATCAGTATACAATTGTACCATTGCATATAATGCGATAATTATCAGTATCCATATAACGATACCTCTGATCGTTTTATTCAAATATGGCCCTCCCTTCAAAGCCGTATCACTTAATTTATAATATCATATACCATATAAAAAAACAAATTTTAGCTGTACATTTCAGGTTTTAAAACGCCTATAAAAGGAAGGTTTCTGTACTTTTCATCAAAGTCCAACCCGTAACCTACAACAAACTTATCAGGTATCTTAAATCCCACATAGTCAACTTTTACTGATGCTTCTCTTCTTTCTGGTTTGTCTAGTATTGTGCATATTTTTAAGCTTTTTGGCTTTCTTCCAAGCAAAGTTTCTCTCAAGTAAGATAGAGTCAATCCACTATCAATTATGTCTTCCACAATTAGTACGTCTTTGCCTTCTATGCTTATATCAAGGTCTTTAATTATCTTTACTATTCCTGATGAATGAGTTGAGCTTCCATAGCTTGAAACAGCCATAAAGTCAAGTGATAAAGGCAAGTCAATACACCTTGATAAATCAGCCATAAACATTATAGCACCCTTTAAAACTCCTACAAGCATTAAATTTTTCCCTTCGTAGTCCTTTGTAATCTGCCTACCCAGCTCTTTTATCTTTTCCTTAAGCTCCTCTTCTGTGATTAAAATCTCATCAATATCTTTTGCTAGATTTTCCATTAAATTTCCTCCTTATTTCGTTTAATATATTGTATAGATAATATCTTTTTCGTACCTTCATTAACTTTGTATTTGTCGGACATTCTGTATCCTACGATCCACAAAACGCTGCTACCAATAGTTAACAATGGTATCTTATCCCGCATCTCCCTTGGTATTTTTTCATCGATAAAATACTCCTTAAGCGTCTTTGTGCCCTTCATGTTTAAGGGTGAGATGTAATCTCCAATTCTCCTATACCTTACTGTTATATCCCCATCAAGCAAATCCATATCAAATAATTTGTGGTATTTGCCTAAATTAAGTTTTTCTACCGATTCTCTATCTATTATCTCCGCCTTATATGTACCTAAACATCCCCCATCCGTTATACCGGGAATATTGAGCTGTACTTCTATCGGACTATTTTTTTCATTAAATGTTTTTTTTCTGAATATAAGATTATTATAACTTTTTATAACTTCAATTTCAAAGGGTAAATCAATTTTTGACGATGTCTGCTTATCCATAAGGTTTAGCACATCTTCCACATGCTTAAATGTAAGCTCATTTGTATCGCCTCTTATGACCTTATAAGCCATCCTAATAAGTCTTTTTTTCAGAGAATCATGTAACTTTTTTATTTCACAGATGTCTAACATCACACTTTCCTTATTAAAGATCGAAATTTTTTTAAATATTTTTTCACATTCTTCATTCAAGTAATCTTCATCATCTAAAACTATCTGTGATGTTCTATATAAATTTTCAACTATGTCTATGTCAAAGTTTTCTTCAATAAATGGTATCAATTTTAGCCTTATTCGGTTTCTTCTATACACATCTTCTTTATTTGTAGCATCTATTACATATTCAAGATCTTTAGATGTCAAGTAGTCAAGTATTTCATCTCTTGTTGTCCTTATAAGCGGC
The nucleotide sequence above comes from Thermoanaerobacterium sp. CMT5567-10. Encoded proteins:
- the ftsH gene encoding ATP-dependent zinc metalloprotease FtsH, with product MNKTIRGIVIWILIIIALYAMVQLYTDNIKQPTAINVTDLYSQIIKNNVSEMTISGTTVTGTLKDGTEFSSNVPDITSFMNFLTPYIEEKKIPVKSEPPQGAPWWYSLLPTLFMVAVLVVLWYVFMQQAQGGGGNRVMSFGKSRAKMITDDKKRVTFNDVAGADEEKEELQEIVEFLKFPKKFLDLGARIPKGVLLVGPPGTGKTLLAKAVAGEAGVPFFSISGSDFVEMFVGVGASRVRDLFDQAKKNSPCIIFIDEIDAVGRHRGAGLGGGHDEREQTLNQLLVEMDGFSVNEGIIVIAATNRPDILDPALLRPGRFDRHVTVGVPDIKGREEILKVHSRNKPLAPDVSLKVLARRTPGFTGADIENLLNEAALLTARKGMKQITMVELEEAITRVIAGPEKRSRVISERDKKLVSYHEAGHAVVAKLLPNTPPVHEVTIIPRGRAGGYTMLLPEEDKYYMSKSEMMDEIVHLLGGRVAESLVLNDISTGAQNDIERATNIARKMVTEYGMSEKLGPMTFGTDNDEIFIGRDLGRTRNYSEEVQYDIDKEMKRIIDECYNKAETLLKENIDKLHRIAQALMTKEKLNAEEFEKYFNGENVDKTNQSDEA
- the tilS gene encoding tRNA lysidine(34) synthetase TilS — protein: MIDSFEKTIKEYKMIEKGDKIVIGLSGGPDSVCLLNLLLELKGKHELKLYAVHVNHMLRGADADSDALFVEKVCKGIDVPFFLFKKDVRKYAKEKGLSEEAAGREIRYNAFNEVLKKVGGNKIAIAHNKNDVAETILLNILRGAGTAGLVGIKPVNGCIIRPLIRTTRDEILDYLTSKDLEYVIDATNKEDVYRRNRIRLKLIPFIEENFDIDIVENLYRTSQIVLDDEDYLNEECEKIFKKISIFNKESVMLDICEIKKLHDSLKKRLIRMAYKVIRGDTNELTFKHVEDVLNLMDKQTSSKIDLPFEIEVIKSYNNLIFRKKTFNEKNSPIEVQLNIPGITDGGCLGTYKAEIIDRESVEKLNLGKYHKLFDMDLLDGDITVRYRRIGDYISPLNMKGTKTLKEYFIDEKIPREMRDKIPLLTIGSSVLWIVGYRMSDKYKVNEGTKKILSIQYIKRNKEEI
- the hpt gene encoding hypoxanthine phosphoribosyltransferase, encoding MENLAKDIDEILITEEELKEKIKELGRQITKDYEGKNLMLVGVLKGAIMFMADLSRCIDLPLSLDFMAVSSYGSSTHSSGIVKIIKDLDISIEGKDVLIVEDIIDSGLTLSYLRETLLGRKPKSLKICTILDKPERREASVKVDYVGFKIPDKFVVGYGLDFDEKYRNLPFIGVLKPEMYS